The Impatiens glandulifera chromosome 3, dImpGla2.1, whole genome shotgun sequence genome contains a region encoding:
- the LOC124931467 gene encoding putative autophagy-related protein 11 isoform X2 has product MSSLSSSSGSDSAFDIEELLQFQTRCEEKLELHVKTLSQTHTDGIKRAQDLERELRNCSQEIDYLQDQLNSRNEEVHSLVEHVHRLEIELVDTKILEEKVGSLKEELKSCNSERVVLEQELKRKEIELKKSSSLVERLEETTSSLAFMYQCETESMKLELLNLERNLIEAKKLQEEAVQEKTRMIELFQEAQKTNERLREENKEFKEKFQSVCGDDLGLLLSKLTIIGAPAGTESMDKSEKLSCHEYKILVEQLKEELKSEKLKAKEEAEDLAQEMAELRYHLTGLLEEECKRRARVEQISLQRITELEAQIQKEHKPFPMARHIAET; this is encoded by the exons ATGTCTAGTCTCTCCAGCAGTAGTGGTAGTGACAGTGCTTTTGATATTGAGGAATTATTACAGTTTCAGACGAGATGTGAAGAG AAGTTGGAGCTACATGTGAAGACATTATCTCAAACACACACTGATGGTATCAAACGCGCACAGGATCTGGAAAGAGAGTTGAGGAACTGCTCTCAAGAGATAG ATTACCTTCAAGATCAACTGAATTCAAGGAATGAAGAAGTTCACTCCCTGGTGGAACATGTTCACAGACTAGAGATAGAACTTGTTGACACTAAAATTTTAGAGGAAAAAGTTGGCAGTTTGAAAGAAGAGCTCAAGAGTTGCAACTCAGAGAGAGTTGTATTAGAACAGGAACTGAAGAGAAAGGAAATAGAGCTGAAAAAATCATCTTCTCTGGTAGAAAGACTCGAGGAAACAACATCGTCTCTTGCATTTATGTATCAGTGTGAAACGGAGAGTATGAAGCTTGAGCTGTTGAACTTGGAGCGGAATTTAATAGAAGCTAAGAAACTTCAGGAAGAAGCTGTTCAAGAGAAAACGAGGATGATCGAATTGTTTCAGGAGGCACAAAAGACCAATGAACGTTTAAGGGAAGAGAATAAAGAATTTAAGGAGAAATTTCAAAG TGTTTGTGGAGATGATCTGGGACTCCTCCTCTCAAAACTGACAATAATAGGAGCTCCTGCTGGCACAGAATCCATGGATAAGTCCGAGAAATTATCATGTCATGAATACAAAATTCTTGTGGAGCAACTTAAG GAAGAACTTAAATCAGAAAAGTTGAAGGCAAAGGAAGAGGCTGAGGACTTAGCCCAAGAAATGGCAGAACTAAGATATCATCTCACCGGTTTGCTTGAAGAAGAATGTAAACGGCGGGCTAGAGTTGAACAAATATCTCTGCAGAGAATAACTGAATTGGAGGCTCAG ATACAGAAAGAACATAAGCCTTTTCCTATGGCCAGACATATAGCTGAAACATAA
- the LOC124931467 gene encoding sarcolemmal membrane-associated protein-like isoform X1 has protein sequence MSSLSSSSGSDSAFDIEELLQFQTRCEELRREKDILRESKTQSFQLIRKLELHVKTLSQTHTDGIKRAQDLERELRNCSQEIDYLQDQLNSRNEEVHSLVEHVHRLEIELVDTKILEEKVGSLKEELKSCNSERVVLEQELKRKEIELKKSSSLVERLEETTSSLAFMYQCETESMKLELLNLERNLIEAKKLQEEAVQEKTRMIELFQEAQKTNERLREENKEFKEKFQSVCGDDLGLLLSKLTIIGAPAGTESMDKSEKLSCHEYKILVEQLKEELKSEKLKAKEEAEDLAQEMAELRYHLTGLLEEECKRRARVEQISLQRITELEAQIQKEHKPFPMARHIAET, from the exons ATGTCTAGTCTCTCCAGCAGTAGTGGTAGTGACAGTGCTTTTGATATTGAGGAATTATTACAGTTTCAGACGAGATGTGAAGAG CTAAGGAGGGAGAAGGACATTTTGAGAGAGTCAAAAACCCAAAGCTTTCAATTAATAAGA AAGTTGGAGCTACATGTGAAGACATTATCTCAAACACACACTGATGGTATCAAACGCGCACAGGATCTGGAAAGAGAGTTGAGGAACTGCTCTCAAGAGATAG ATTACCTTCAAGATCAACTGAATTCAAGGAATGAAGAAGTTCACTCCCTGGTGGAACATGTTCACAGACTAGAGATAGAACTTGTTGACACTAAAATTTTAGAGGAAAAAGTTGGCAGTTTGAAAGAAGAGCTCAAGAGTTGCAACTCAGAGAGAGTTGTATTAGAACAGGAACTGAAGAGAAAGGAAATAGAGCTGAAAAAATCATCTTCTCTGGTAGAAAGACTCGAGGAAACAACATCGTCTCTTGCATTTATGTATCAGTGTGAAACGGAGAGTATGAAGCTTGAGCTGTTGAACTTGGAGCGGAATTTAATAGAAGCTAAGAAACTTCAGGAAGAAGCTGTTCAAGAGAAAACGAGGATGATCGAATTGTTTCAGGAGGCACAAAAGACCAATGAACGTTTAAGGGAAGAGAATAAAGAATTTAAGGAGAAATTTCAAAG TGTTTGTGGAGATGATCTGGGACTCCTCCTCTCAAAACTGACAATAATAGGAGCTCCTGCTGGCACAGAATCCATGGATAAGTCCGAGAAATTATCATGTCATGAATACAAAATTCTTGTGGAGCAACTTAAG GAAGAACTTAAATCAGAAAAGTTGAAGGCAAAGGAAGAGGCTGAGGACTTAGCCCAAGAAATGGCAGAACTAAGATATCATCTCACCGGTTTGCTTGAAGAAGAATGTAAACGGCGGGCTAGAGTTGAACAAATATCTCTGCAGAGAATAACTGAATTGGAGGCTCAG ATACAGAAAGAACATAAGCCTTTTCCTATGGCCAGACATATAGCTGAAACATAA